Proteins encoded by one window of Anguilla rostrata isolate EN2019 chromosome 9, ASM1855537v3, whole genome shotgun sequence:
- the LOC135263672 gene encoding beta-2 adrenergic receptor-like — protein sequence MGSTDTPVAFNVCVELNGSLADRGGPEYSEAEMAVLGVVMSLLVLCIVFGNVLVISAIARFQRLQTVTNYFITSLACADLVMGVVVVPFGACYNILNAWHFGSFWCEFWTSVDVLCVTASIETLCVIALDRYLAITSPFRYQSLLTKSRACVVVLVVWLVAGLISFLPIHMKWWISDDPESLCCMRDAYCCDFNTNTAYAITSSIVSFYIPLVVMVFVYSRVFQEARKQLEKIGRSEGRFRAQNNNLAQENRGGGGGGGDGRNGGKRMKSCLKEHKALKTLGIIMGIFTLCWLPFFVLNVVLAIWRVENIKLAFKILNWIGYANSAFNPLIYCRSPEFRYAFQEILHLRRVHFAKPGPANGLTSGRNAWHSELQAKRTYGPEGGHAGKGPPELGEGPSGAPERDSYRKCQEALTTVI from the coding sequence ATgggaagcacagacacacccgtGGCGTTCAACGTGTGCGTGGAGCTGAACGGCAGCCTCGCGGACCGAGGCGGGCCCGAGTACAGCGAGGCGGAGATGGCGGTGCTGGGCGTGGTGATGTCGCTCCTGGTGCTGTGCATCGTGTTCGGCAACGTGCTGGTGATCAGCGCCATCGCACGCTTCCAGCGGCTGCAGACGGTCACCAACTACTTCATCACCTCGCTGGCGTGCGCCGACCTGGTGATGGGCGTGGTGGTGGTGCCCTTCGGCGCCTGCTACAACATCCTCAACGCCTGGCACTTCGGCAGCTTCTGGTGCGAGTTCTGGACGTCGGTGGACGTGCTGTGCGTGACGGCCAGCATCGAGACGCTGTGCGTGATCGCGCTGGACCGCTACCTGGCCATCACATCGCCGTTCCGCTACCAGTCGCTGCTGACCAAGAGCCGGGCCTgcgtggtggtgctggtggtgtggCTGGTGGCGGGGCTCATCTCCTTCCTGCCCATCCACATGAAGTGGTGGATCTCAGACGACCCCGAGTCCCTGTGCTGCATGCGGGACGCCTACTGCTGCGACTTCAACACCAACACGGCCTACGCCATCACGTCCTCCATCGTCTCCTTCTACATCCCGCTGGTGGTCATGGTCTTCGTCTACAGCCGCGTCTTCCAGGAGGCGCGCAAGCAGTTGGAAAAGATCGGCCGCAGCGAGGGCCGCTTCCGCGCCCAGAACAACAACCTGGCGCAGGAGAAccgcggcgggggcggcggcggcggcgacggccgGAACGGCGGGAAGCGGATGAAGTCCTGCCTGAAGGAGCACAAGGCCCTGAAGACCCTGGGCATCATCATGGGCATCTTCACCCTCTGCTGGCTGCCCTTCTTCGTGCTTAACGTGGTGCTGGCCATCTGGAGGGTGGAGAACATCAAGCTGGCCTTCAAGATACTGAACTGGATTGGCTACGCCAACTCGGCCTTCAACCCGCTCATCTACTGCAGGAGCCCCGAGTTCCGCTACGCCTTCCAGGAGATCCTGCACCTCCGGAGGGTGCACTTCGCCAAGCCAGGCCCCGCCAACGGCCTGACGTCCGGCAGGAACGCCTGGCACAGCGAGCTGCAGGCCAAGAGGACGTACGGCCCCGAGGgcgggcatgctgggaagggccCCCCGGAGCTGGGCGAGGGCCCCTCGGGGGCCCCGGAGAGAGACTCCTACAGGAAGTGCCAGGAGGCGCTCACAACGGTCATTTAA